The following proteins are encoded in a genomic region of Sneathiella marina:
- the guaB gene encoding IMP dehydrogenase, with translation MNIREAFTFDDVLLQPAASEILPTQVVTTTNLTKEIELGIPLVSSAMDTVTEAPMAIAMAQAGGIGVIHKNLDLLEQADEVRRVKKFEAGMVVNPVTIGPEDTLSEALHLMQMHKISGIPVTEPDTRKLVGILTNRDVRFATDTRQLVRELMTYENLVTVTEGATQEEAKRYLHQHRIEKLLVVDDRYRCIGLITVKDIERSTLYPDASKDAQGRLRVAAAVGIGEDGIARAEALIDAEVDVLIVDTAHGHSSRVLDAVGHIKKLSNSTQVIGGNVSTGAGTQALIDAGVDAVKIGIGPGSICTTRIVAGVGTPQLTAIMDAAEAAQSSGIPVIADGGIKTSGDLAKALAGGAGCAMIGSLLAGTDESPGEVFLYQGRSFKSYRGMGSLGAMARGSADRYFQQEVSDNLKLVPEGIEGRVPHRGPANAVIHQLIGGLKAAMGYTGSPDIASLQKNASFVRITNAGLRESHVHDVSITREAPNYRQNG, from the coding sequence ATGAACATTCGTGAAGCCTTTACTTTCGACGACGTATTGCTGCAACCTGCAGCCTCTGAAATCCTCCCGACCCAAGTGGTCACGACGACAAACCTGACCAAAGAAATTGAATTGGGCATTCCGCTGGTGTCCAGTGCCATGGATACGGTCACCGAAGCTCCAATGGCGATTGCCATGGCGCAAGCAGGCGGGATTGGCGTCATTCATAAAAACCTTGATCTGCTTGAACAGGCGGACGAGGTGCGGCGGGTCAAGAAATTTGAAGCCGGCATGGTTGTCAACCCGGTGACGATCGGGCCTGAGGATACCCTGTCAGAAGCATTGCATTTGATGCAGATGCATAAAATATCCGGTATTCCGGTCACCGAGCCTGACACAAGAAAGCTGGTTGGCATTCTCACCAACCGGGATGTGCGTTTTGCGACAGACACGCGCCAGTTGGTCCGTGAACTGATGACATATGAAAATCTTGTTACCGTGACGGAAGGGGCGACCCAGGAAGAAGCGAAACGGTATTTACATCAGCACCGGATCGAAAAACTGTTGGTTGTCGATGATCGGTACCGCTGTATCGGTTTGATTACCGTAAAGGATATCGAACGCTCGACACTTTATCCCGATGCCTCAAAGGATGCGCAAGGACGCTTACGGGTCGCCGCTGCGGTGGGCATTGGCGAAGATGGGATTGCCCGCGCCGAAGCCCTGATCGATGCGGAAGTAGATGTGCTGATCGTCGATACGGCGCATGGGCATTCCAGCCGGGTGCTGGACGCTGTTGGCCATATCAAGAAACTCAGCAATTCCACCCAGGTCATAGGCGGGAATGTCTCGACAGGGGCCGGGACGCAGGCCCTCATCGATGCCGGTGTGGATGCGGTAAAAATCGGGATCGGTCCGGGTTCAATCTGCACAACGCGGATTGTTGCGGGTGTCGGGACACCGCAGCTGACGGCGATCATGGATGCCGCCGAAGCCGCACAGTCTAGCGGCATTCCGGTAATCGCCGATGGCGGGATCAAGACATCCGGTGATCTGGCGAAGGCCCTGGCAGGGGGGGCGGGCTGCGCGATGATAGGCTCCTTGCTGGCGGGAACGGATGAAAGCCCGGGTGAAGTCTTTTTATATCAGGGACGGTCGTTCAAATCCTACCGCGGCATGGGGTCGCTGGGCGCCATGGCTCGCGGTTCCGCGGATAGATATTTCCAGCAGGAAGTTTCCGATAACTTGAAGCTGGTGCCGGAGGGAATTGAGGGTCGAGTGCCGCATCGCGGCCCCGCCAACGCGGTCATTCATCAATTGATCGGCGGCCTCAAGGCGGCGATGGGATATACCGGGTCGCCCGATATTGCCAGTTTGCAGAAAAACGCATCTTTTGTCCGGATTACCAATGCGGGCTTGCGCGAAAGTCATGTGCATGATGTATCGATCACCCGCGAAGCGCCCAACTATCGTCAAAACGGATAA
- a CDS encoding RlmE family RNA methyltransferase: MSKGGRKRPGSTQNSTGMTGRLLHTKVKSARGRKNSSTLWLERQLNDPYVAEAKTRGLRSRAAFKLMQIDDRYKLLKPGDSVVDLGAAPGGWTQVAVDRVGALKGKGRVLAVDILGMEPMQGAEIMMLDFTEDDADIKVKNMLGGPVNAVISDMAAPTTGHRQTDHLRIVYMCDLALQFAIDVLAPGGVFIAKVLKGGTENELLARMKKNFTSVYHAKPEASRPDSREAYVVATGFRGESHDNED; the protein is encoded by the coding sequence ATGAGTAAAGGTGGCCGAAAAAGACCAGGCAGCACCCAGAATTCAACCGGTATGACCGGGCGGTTGTTGCATACGAAAGTCAAATCCGCGCGGGGACGCAAGAACTCGTCCACACTCTGGCTGGAGCGGCAGCTTAATGACCCCTATGTGGCGGAGGCCAAGACACGCGGCCTGAGATCGCGCGCGGCCTTTAAGCTGATGCAAATCGATGATCGCTACAAGTTGCTTAAACCAGGCGATTCAGTTGTTGATCTTGGTGCGGCGCCGGGGGGCTGGACCCAGGTCGCCGTCGACCGGGTCGGCGCCCTGAAAGGCAAGGGGCGGGTCTTGGCTGTTGATATTCTCGGGATGGAGCCCATGCAGGGGGCCGAGATCATGATGCTGGATTTCACGGAAGATGATGCGGATATCAAGGTGAAGAATATGCTCGGCGGGCCAGTCAATGCTGTCATATCCGATATGGCGGCGCCAACGACCGGCCATCGGCAAACCGATCACCTTCGAATTGTTTATATGTGTGATCTTGCCTTGCAGTTTGCCATTGATGTCTTGGCGCCGGGCGGCGTGTTCATCGCGAAGGTTCTTAAAGGCGGGACGGAAAATGAGTTGCTGGCCCGGATGAAAAAGAATTTCACCTCTGTGTATCATGCGAAGCCCGAGGCGAGCAGGCCGGATTCGCGGGAAGCCTATGTGGTTGCGACCGGTTTTCGCGGGGAGAGCCACGACAACGAGGACTAG
- a CDS encoding Ppx/GppA phosphatase family protein, whose translation MATRNNPRRGKGEQRRYRNRHRNGSGRWHHIYGAIDLGTNNCRLLVAKPQGSSFRVIDSFSRIVRLGEGVSLTGMLSDEAMERTLEALAICSDKMRRCGVTRMRCVATEVCRKALNSEAFLTRVKDECGIELDIITTGEEAALAADGCAPLLDYRNKNALVFDIGGGSTELIWLGLNEKRRSEVLGWMSIPCGVVTLTERHGGRSISEHAYASMISDVSEHIDMFESEHDIAANIRGGNVQMLGTSGTVTTLAGVHLGLPRYNRRKVDGSWLNAKSMRDVCKRLAQSDYETRVSEPCIGHERADLVVSGCAIVEAMHDVWPVKKLRVADRGLREGLLHGMMRVADNEPRKSKEATS comes from the coding sequence GTGGCAACACGAAATAACCCGCGACGGGGGAAGGGCGAACAGAGGCGGTATCGAAATAGACACAGAAATGGATCTGGGCGATGGCATCATATTTATGGCGCGATCGATTTAGGGACCAACAACTGTCGCCTTTTGGTTGCAAAACCTCAAGGGAGTAGTTTTCGTGTCATTGATAGTTTCTCGCGGATCGTTCGACTTGGAGAAGGCGTCAGCCTTACCGGAATGCTTTCCGATGAGGCCATGGAGAGAACCCTTGAGGCGTTAGCAATATGCTCGGACAAGATGCGCCGGTGCGGGGTTACCAGAATGCGGTGCGTCGCGACGGAAGTCTGTCGCAAAGCGCTGAATAGCGAGGCATTTCTGACGCGCGTTAAAGACGAGTGCGGGATCGAGCTTGATATCATCACAACAGGTGAGGAAGCTGCGCTGGCGGCGGATGGCTGTGCACCGTTGTTGGATTATCGAAATAAAAATGCGCTGGTCTTTGATATTGGCGGCGGCAGCACGGAACTTATCTGGCTCGGCTTGAATGAAAAACGACGCAGTGAAGTGTTGGGCTGGATGTCCATTCCTTGCGGTGTGGTGACCTTGACCGAGCGCCATGGTGGCCGGTCCATTTCCGAACATGCCTATGCCAGTATGATTTCTGATGTATCCGAGCATATTGACATGTTTGAAAGCGAGCATGACATAGCCGCGAATATCCGCGGCGGAAATGTCCAGATGCTGGGGACATCCGGCACTGTTACAACGTTAGCCGGCGTACATTTGGGCCTGCCGCGATATAACCGCCGCAAAGTCGACGGATCCTGGTTAAATGCCAAGTCCATGCGGGATGTTTGCAAACGACTGGCACAAAGCGACTATGAAACGCGGGTATCAGAGCCATGTATTGGCCATGAGCGGGCAGACCTTGTTGTTTCGGGCTGTGCAATCGTTGAAGCCATGCATGATGTCTGGCCCGTCAAAAAATTACGGGTAGCCGATCGCGGACTTCGGGAAGGGCTTTTGCATGGCATGATGCGGGTTGCCGATAATGAGCCGCGCAAATCAAAGGAAGCAACGTCATGA
- a CDS encoding PilZ domain-containing protein — MPDLHTINRRAHRRVLVSNMTTVSHEGDQYQAKVLNISAGGAGISLDVRLADQSRISVNVENFGIIPARVVRQMRDGIGVKFEMSEEKEQAFIRQVTKIVSKKRLEQATAN, encoded by the coding sequence ATGCCAGACCTTCACACAATAAATAGACGCGCTCATCGGCGGGTTCTCGTTTCAAATATGACGACTGTTTCGCATGAAGGGGATCAATATCAGGCTAAAGTTCTGAACATTTCTGCAGGTGGTGCCGGCATCAGTCTGGATGTGCGCCTTGCGGACCAGAGCCGGATATCCGTTAATGTCGAGAATTTTGGTATCATCCCCGCCCGTGTTGTGCGGCAAATGCGGGATGGGATTGGCGTAAAATTCGAGATGTCAGAGGAAAAAGAACAGGCTTTTATCAGGCAGGTGACAAAAATTGTCTCGAAAAAGCGGTTGGAACAAGCAACAGCCAACTGA
- a CDS encoding pentapeptide repeat-containing protein has translation MTSMTPQDIMDMLAEHAKWLQNPKKGAKAHFKHEDFTGANFEGAKMQKSCLSGCKLSRSIFRNANLISADLYAADLTKADLTNSLLIRADLRGAELKGARLNGANLQEADFRGGSLILSGGETITFPSSDLSDSEMSGVIAEKANLNGANLSGATLSNANFSYSQLRGADLSNSVLTNAGLTGSDMAGCNLENSDLSGANLSNADLSGANVDGCNFENTDLTGAKVEGVDFSKSSAAEVSAPQKIDATPLPPNLQSLLKTHFLWVETNGLKGERADLSGMDLSNMDLSGSALSGATIRGANLSGTNLSGTQTVMTDMSQCLMENADLSGAVMEGVNLSRSNLKNANLAGAKLTAVDLKGPRGEPLDKKWPANLSAADLSGATLTATDMSDANLIDANFVGADISDAIFENADMEDAKFDQKVSA, from the coding sequence ATGACGTCGATGACGCCACAGGACATAATGGATATGTTGGCCGAGCATGCAAAGTGGTTGCAAAACCCGAAAAAGGGGGCCAAAGCCCACTTCAAGCATGAAGATTTTACAGGGGCCAATTTTGAAGGTGCGAAGATGCAGAAATCCTGCTTGTCCGGTTGCAAGCTGTCCCGCTCCATTTTCAGAAACGCCAATTTAATTTCCGCTGATTTATATGCTGCAGATCTGACCAAGGCGGACTTGACCAACAGCCTGCTCATTCGCGCCGATTTACGAGGCGCCGAATTAAAAGGAGCGCGGCTAAACGGGGCCAATTTACAGGAAGCGGATTTCAGAGGCGGATCCCTCATCCTCTCTGGCGGCGAAACAATTACATTTCCCTCTTCGGACTTGAGTGATTCTGAGATGTCAGGCGTGATCGCTGAAAAAGCCAATTTAAATGGTGCCAATCTTTCCGGCGCAACTCTCAGTAATGCCAATTTTTCCTATTCGCAGCTGCGCGGGGCTGATCTCAGCAATTCAGTCCTGACAAATGCCGGCTTAACCGGCTCGGATATGGCTGGATGCAATTTGGAAAATTCGGATTTGTCTGGTGCAAACCTGAGCAATGCGGATTTAAGCGGCGCAAATGTAGATGGATGTAACTTTGAAAACACTGATTTGACGGGCGCAAAAGTTGAAGGGGTGGATTTCTCCAAATCCAGCGCTGCTGAAGTCTCTGCTCCTCAGAAAATAGACGCGACGCCTCTCCCGCCGAATCTACAATCCCTGTTGAAAACACATTTTTTATGGGTCGAGACGAATGGCTTGAAAGGCGAACGTGCCGATTTGTCTGGAATGGATCTGTCCAATATGGATTTAAGCGGGAGTGCGCTCAGCGGTGCAACGATCCGCGGTGCCAACCTCAGTGGTACCAATTTAAGCGGCACGCAGACCGTCATGACCGACATGTCGCAATGCCTCATGGAGAATGCCGATTTATCGGGCGCCGTTATGGAAGGCGTCAATCTTTCACGCTCAAACTTGAAAAACGCAAATCTTGCGGGAGCCAAACTGACGGCTGTTGACCTCAAGGGCCCACGCGGGGAGCCGCTGGACAAAAAATGGCCCGCAAACCTTTCAGCGGCAGATCTGTCCGGAGCGACCCTGACGGCCACGGACATGAGTGATGCAAACCTGATCGATGCGAATTTTGTTGGCGCGGATATTTCAGATGCGATTTTTGAGAACGCAGATATGGAAGATGCGAAGTTCGACCAGAAAGTCAGTGCGTAA